Within the Halorhabdus rudnickae genome, the region AACAGAGCAAAACTCTCTCATTGGTAAGGAAGACCTGGGACGGAGTGTATTTATCGAGCGACTGAAAAGCAATCAGTAGTCCGGTAGACGCGACATTGACCGTGCGATATGACGGATATCCCGGCTGACTTCCGAGCGGTTCTTCGTACGCTCGTTAACCCGCCGATATACTTGGTCAGCGTCCATATCGATTCACACCTAATCTATGGCCTTAGTGTTGATGATTCTTACGGTGCCATATATCCGGTACTCTGCCGGATATCAACGCGTCAGATGACATCACCTCGTTCCAGTTGATCGACGATAATTTGTAAAGCTTCATAATCTACGTCCTTTTCGGTGACAGTTCGCTTGATGGCGGTTTGAATCCGCTTTTGCTTCGGTTGATAAGATGGGGCTCGACGGAAGAACTCACGGAAAGTCGCCGCGTATTCAAGCCACTGAGCATCTTTATCACCAACAAGATTAGCAAAGGCCTCTGCATTGAACCCAGAAAGAGCATTTGAACTTGCAGATATTTCGTTGAGATTGGAGTAGTAGTCCTCAGCGAGTGGTGGTGAATACGGTCCTCGAAGGTGCATTCCGTAACGATACCCATGATCAAAGCCGAAGTCTTCAGCGAGGAGAACATACTTTTGCAGCCGGAATCGGTCCTCAAAAGACTCCAAATCGAAAGTACAATTCAGATGAGACTCAATAGCATCTAGAAATGCCTTGAGTTCATCGACGTTGGACTGGTTGTTCATGTAGCTAGGTCAGGGTTGAGCATGCATTTAGGTATTGCCTCTATCTAGCAGCTAGAGAAAAGAGCCGGCTGAACAGCAGACGGCTGTCGCCGGTCACCTTTCAGGTTCCGTCCCACAACGCTGGATTCGACAGCGCGGATGCCAAAGCGTACTTATCGGGTGTTCGAATATGTGACTAGTACGCAGTAGCATAGATATGCGTGTGATAATCGCTGGCGCTGGGCAGGTCGGCCGAAGAGTTGCAGCCAAACTCGATGGGGCTCACGATGTCGTTGTGATCGATACTGATGCAGACCGGATCGATAGCCTTGGCTACGAACTAGATGTCCTCACGGCTCTCGGTGACAGTTCGACGATCGAAACACTGGAGGAAGCCGGTATCGCGGACGCTGATCTGCTCATCGCGAGTACAGACAGCGACGAAATCAATATCCTGACGTGTGAGACGGCGAAAGCACTGAGTGACGTCACGACCGTCGCACGCGTCAGACAACTCAAATATATCGAAACGTGGGATCGTGCAGACGACGTGTTCGGTGTTGACTTCATGGTCGGGACGAATCTGTTGACTATCGGGGCAGCCGTCGGCGGGACGGGCCTGGAAGCAGCGAACAGCTTCGATGTCTTCGCCGGCGGGACCGTCCACGTAGCCGAATTCGAGGTCGATCCAGGGGGTTCGCTCGTCGGGCTCACGGTCGAGGAAGCCGACACGTTCGAGGGATTGACCTTCGGCGCTCTCGTCCGATCGGGAACGACCATCGTTCCGACTGGTTCGACCCAGATCGAAGCAGGCGACGGTATCATCGTCATGGGAAAGCCCGAATCAGTCCATACGCTTGGCACCCAACTCAGTCAGGAGAAACCAGCCACGCAAAACGTCCTGATTGTCGGTGGGAGTGATATCGGATATCACACTGCGCGACTGCTTGAGGAACGGGGGCTTCGCCCGCACCTGCTGGAGAGGGACCCTGACCGCGCACGCGAACTGTCCGAACGGCTCTCGGCGACGACTGTCCGCAACACGGACCCGACAACTCGGGACTTTCTGGAGACCGAGCGAGCCGCAGACATCGACGTTGTTGTTGCGGCACTCGATCAGGATAGCGAAGCGAACCTCCTTGCAGCGCTCCGGGCAAAACGGATGGGTGTCGATCGTTCGGTCGCAATCGTCGATCACGGTGACTACGTAGACCTGTTCGAGACGGCCGGTGTTGACGTTGCGGTAAACCCGCGGCGAGCGACTGCCGAAGAAATCATCGAATTTGCCCGGGATCAGGATACGCAGAACGTTGCCTTGCTGGAGGACAATCACGCCGAGGTGATCGAAATACGGATCGACACGGAGAGTGCCCTCGCAGGGCGTCCGATCGCGGAGGCGATCGCCGATTTCCCACCTGGTGTCGTGATCGGTGCGATCACTCGCCACGGGAGCTTTCTGAGGCCCCGTGGCGATACGGTCGTCAAACCGGGAGATCATGTCGTCGTTCTCGCTGACAGTGATGGCATCGAAGACGTAATGCAGCGCCTATGAGCGGACCTGCCTCTCGGTGTGGCCGACTGTCTCCCACTCAACCTGCTCTCAGACAGGATGTGGAGGTGACCTGATGCATCTGAATGTTAACTGGCGACAGAGCTGTGCGCTCGTCGGGACTGTCCTCAAGTATCTCGCCGTCACGATGCTCATTCCGCTCTTCGTCGCGGTCATCTATGGGAACGACGTGGATGTGTTTCTTGCATCGGTCGTGATTACTGCTGGACTCGGTGTGTCACTGGAACGGAGTGCCGACGTTGACGACCTCGGAGCGGAGGAGGCGCTCTTGTTCGTGACGCTCGCCTGGGTCGGCGTGTCCGTCGGTGGGGCCGTGCCATATTTGCTGGAAGGCCTCGGGACGGCATCGACGGTCGGACTCTCCCTCGAATCGCCGGGCGCACTGGTCGCCTCGATCGTCAACGCTCTGTTCGAATCGACATCAGGATTTACAACGACAGGGGCGACTGTGCTCGGCGATATATCGTTCGAGCGACATTCACACGCCCTGCTCATGTATCGGCAACTGACACAGTGGCTCGGTGGGATGGGCATCATCGTCCTCATGGTCGCAATCTTGCCCGAACTGGCGGTCAACGGCGCACAGCTGATCGACGCAGAGGCGCCGGGCCCGGAACTGAAGAAACTCACCCCACAGATCGCCGAAACGGCACGCATCCTCTGGCTCGTGTACGCCGGATTCACCGCCCTGTTGATCTGTTTGCTCTACGCGCTCCATCTGCTCGGCGCTGCCCCAGAGATGAATCTGTACAACGCGATCGCGCACGGATTCACGACGCTCCCGACCGGTGGGTTCTCCCCGCAGGCCAAGAGTATCGCATTCTTCTCGCCGGCCGTACAGTGGCTCGTCATCCCGTTTATCGTCATCGCAGGGACGAACTTCGCGCTCTTTTATTTCGTTCTCAAGGGGCAGTTCGTCGAGGTGTTCCAGAATCGGGAATTCCAGGGGTACATCGGTGCAATCGTCGGTGTCGCGCTCGTTCTCTGGGCGCTGTTGTTCAATGGCGCTGCACCCGCGCTCGAACTGGGTGGGGTTACTGGGGGTGTTGTCGAGAATTCACTGCGACAGGCCCTGTTCCAGACCGTGACCCTGCTCAATTCCACCGGCTTCGCGACGAGTGACTTCGCCCAATGGAACGAAGCGGGCCAGTTCCTCCTCCTGGCAGTGATGTTCATCGGCGGGTCGGCAGGGTCGACGGGTGGCGGTGTCAAGGTGATCCGCTGGCTGGTCATCTTCAAAGCCGCACGCCGACAGCTCTCGTCGACAGTGTATCCCGATGTCGTGGAGCCAGTCCGTCTCGGCGGACAGGTCATCGACGAGAAGGTCGTGCGGGGGATCTTCGCATTCACCTTCCTCTATCTGTTCATCTTTGCCGTCTCCGCGGTGGTCATCGCGCTCGATTCGGGGCGTGTGGGGCTTGATTTGACGACGATCGAGGCACTCAGTGCGAGTATCGCGACCATCGGGAACATCGGCCCTGGCTTCGGGATGCTCGGGCCGTTCGGGAGCTATCTGGAGTTTCCCGAGACGTCGAAACTCCTCATGATCGTGCTGATGTGGCTTGGACGACTCGAAGTGGTTCCAGTGCTCGTGTTGTTCACTCGCTCGTTCTGGGAGTGGTGAAACCGTCGCGCTCGGTCTGAGGACCGACTCCTTTCCCGCCATCCGAACTGTGTAATGGTCTTCCGATAATGCCCGACAAGCGCCCTGTCTTTTCCACATGAGTCTTGACAATCCCTGGACAGACAGGCCAATAGAATCCGTCTAAAACGCGCTCAAGAGCCGCTATATGATGCCCATCTCGTCGAGTCGCTCGGGCAGATACGTATCAGTCACGGAGTCAAGCCCGTAGGAGGCCAAAGCCTGCTGTTCGGACTCCAGCGCGTTGATGTCTGAATCCGCGAGGGGAACGGTCGGCAGAAAATCATCGAAACCGCGCTGTTCGACGTGCTGGACGCGATTTCCGTCTTCCCCGGGTCCGGCGCTCCAAAGGACGACGGCACCTTCCTGCAGGACTGTTTCGTCCTCCCCGACGGCTCAACGGCCGAGGACTTCGCGTACTGCCTGCATACGGACATCGGCGAGGGGTTCCTCCACGCCCACGACGCCCGTTCGGAACGCCAGGTCGGCGCGGAGACGGAACTCGATCATTGTGATGTTGTCGAGATCACGACGGCGAACTGACTCAGTGGAGACGGGTTTCTGCATATAGGAAGCGTGGGATAGAACCATTTACGGCCAATTTCGACGATGCAACTAGGGAGGGGAGAAACGGCTGGGATGGACATAGCTCTAGAAAGCAGTGTAAGAGACAGCGCATGGGTTCACCAGTATGCACCCATCTTTCTTCGTTGAACGGCTGAACTAGCTGTTAGGCAGCAGCCACTTAGTTACTATCTTCACTGGAGTATGGAGTGAAAACTGGAAGGGGTCGATCAGGGTCGTTACGCTCTATGTTGGATAGGAATTGCTGAGTTTTGTTGACCAAGTCCGCTCTTGTTTCGAATTCGATTGTGTCAATCTTGAAAGTAGACGGAATTTCATCGATACTGGCGCTACTGAACCCTTCAGTCTTGAAAATCCGAAATCGCTCCCGGGGCTTGCGAACGGGTTCTTGATTCCCTCTTCGGAGGTGAAATTCACCAAGTATGGTCCCGACCTCTGCACCAACACCTGTCGTAAGACCAGCATCTGAAAAGACGAACACTACAGCATCACTCACTGCCGCGAAGGCAACCGATTGATCAAGGACAGACATCGCTTCCTCATCGTCACTTGCTTCTGCGTCAGTTGGGATGGTAACGTCTGTCGCAAGAAAAGCATGTACTCCGAATCGGTCGCGATAGGCCTGGCAGAGATCTTCGAGAGCTAATTTGAAGCTTCCACGCTCATCAGCAGTGATGTGACTCTCAGGTTCGAACAAGGGGTCGTTGATGAACGGCGATTGAAGCTGGTCTCCGTCTGAATAGGCGTACGTGGCATCAAATGCGGTGTACGGTCCCATCACGAATACGTAGAAATCATCCTCAAGTTTCGATGAGTCTGGTTGGGGGACATCCTGTTGTATCCGTGAAAAAACAGACTCACTTTCAAACGTGAATCCGTAATTCCGGCTATTCATTGTCACTGCGTTCACCCGGAAAACCCGTATAAGTGTTGTTTCGACGTAAAGGTAAGTTAGTTTAGTTAATAACCGTTAACCTAATTAGGGAAGACAACGTACATCAGACTGTGATGACAGGGACCCTAGAGCAAAAACTTTTCACCGAACTGGATGAGGGAAATGTAATTCAATACGTCGAGCAGCGACTTTTCGGTGAGAAAATCGATTCTCTAACCCCACATATTGAGCGGAAAAAGGCACTCGCGGAACCGACACGATATAGTATCGTATACTTGCTGTACGAATACGGAGAGATATCCAGGAAACGTCTCGCCGCAGAAACCGGCCGCGACAGTAATGACTTACAGCACCATCTCAACGACCTCCTTGACACGAACCTGATCGCAGAGATTCCGGCTCCAGAGGACGCTGATGGGCGACAAACGTACTACCGTATCACGACCCTTGGGAAGCAAGAAATTGCCAGTGATATCGAGCATATCGTTGGAGGCCTCGCTCACGAAAACCGGTTTAGGGCTCTAGGAGACCCAGAGTTGGTTGATGAGCGGTCTGACAGCGGGGATAGAAGACGAGCACTCGTGGCAGCTACCGAGGAGGGAGTGGAGGAACTGGATAATCGCCGTAGAGACCTCCGGTCCCGGTGGAAAGATTTCCAACAAGTGGCCAGTCAGGAGTGATTGAAACGCATGACTACGAATATCGGCTTGATATTCGATTTTGACGATACACTTGCTCCAGACTCAACTACGCAACTACTGAAAGAATACGGGGTTGATCCAGAAGAATTCTGGTTTTCAGAATTTCAATCGCGTGTGAGGGAAGGATACGACCCAACTGTCGCGTATCTATCCTTATTGGTCGATAAGGTCGGCGATGACCAGCCGTTTGGAGAACTGACTATTGAGGACCTCGAAGCGTTTGGTGCGGATATATCTAAGACACTCTATTCGGGGATTCCTCGACTCTTTGACGACATCGATTCCATTGCAGACGAATACGAGGAGGTCACTATTGACTACTATATCCTCTCAGAGGGACTCGAACCGATAATCCAAGGTACTGAGATCGCGGATCGATGCGAGGCAGTGTATGCCTCTCAGCTAGATGCTAATTCTGAAGGCATCATTCAACGCATCCAACGACCAATATCGTTCACTGATAAGACGCGGTATCTCTACGAAATCAATAAAGGAATCACTCCTGAAGATGCCAAAGATAATCCGTACGAAGTCAATACCCTCGTAGATCCTGAGGAGCGACGGGTCCCGTTTGAGAACATGATATATATTGGCGATGGAATTACCGATATTCCGTGCTTCTCGTTGGTAAAGGATCGTGGAGGTCGCGTCTTTGGCGTAATTAACAGCGATGGCGAAGGTGAGGAAGGATCAGCGAAACAACGTGCTATCAGAGATATTGGATCACCGAGGAGAGCCGGGAATCTGAACGATCCGATGTATGGCGAAAGTGGTCGATTGGGTTCACTACTCCGGTTGACTATCGAAGGGATATGTACTGATCGGACGATCGATGAACTTGAGGCTCTCTGAGAGTGCTTTGGCCCACTATTTGTTTGTCAATTAGTCCTCATTTGACCTTCCTAATCACTTCCGATGGCGACTGACCGTTTGTCAATACGCGCCCTGGTCTCTTCCTCACGACTCTTGCAATTCTTCTGTATAGACAGACCAACAGAATCCCTCTCAAACACGCCCAAGAGCCGCTATATAATGCCCATCTCGTCGAGTCGCTCGGGCAGATACGTGTCGGTCACGAAGTCCAAGCCATACGAAGCCAGGGCCTGCTGTTCGGATTTCTTCTCGATGTCGAGCTGGAGTTCGATCTGTTCCTCCCAGTAGTCGGTCTGGAAGCGCGGGTCCTCGAGTTCGGACTCCAGGGCGTTGATGTCCGAGTCCGCGAGTGGATCGGTCGGCAGGTCGTACTCGACGATGTCCTCGGGCTGGACGCCGATGAACTGCGCTTCGGGCGTCGCGAGGTATTTCGAGAGGTGGGCCGACTTGATCGATCCATACGCAACGGAGCCGTAGATTCGATACGACCAGGGGTCACCGTCAGTGAACACCGTCACCGGCAAGTCGAGTTCGTCGTGCAGTCGCTTGGTCAGCCGCCGGGTCGCACGGGCGGGCTGGCCGCCCAGGTGGACGACGATGGCGTCGTGCTCGTCGTCGAATCCGTTCTCGACGAGCCGATCGCGCATCCCGCCGGTCTCGACACAGAGGACGAACTCCGCATCGTTGTCCAGAAACTCGATGGTGTCTGGGTCGTTGGGGATCTGGTAGCCGCCCTGCCCGACATCGTGCTGGCAGTGGATCTCTCTGTCCCCACGGTTGGTCTGCTCGCGGAGGCGCAACGGCCCCATCACCTTCGCGCCGGATTCCTCGGGGCGCATGTGGAATTCCTCGCGACGCACGTCTGAGACGATCTCTAAGTCCTCGATGAGTTGATTTGACTCGTCTTGGCTGTTGAACTGGGCCTCGTCCAGGTCCCAGGACTCGCTGAGGTAGTACAGTTCACGCAACGTCGAGGAACGGTCTTCTTCGAGCTGATTGGCGAGGAAATCGATCGAATAGATGACCTTCAGGAGTTTCTGGGCACCCCGGACGCTGTTGGCCGAGCGGGTACTCTTCCGATCGCCGTAGACCCAGACTTTCTGTTCGGGATCGTACTCGATGTTGCTCTTCGTCCGCGTGGGGACATCCATGTGTGGGACGTCGCCCTGGTCGAATTGGTCGTAGAACTGCGCCGCCAGCGCGAGCAACCGCTCACGTGCGTCCCCTTCTGTCGCCGCTCCCGTCTCGTCTGTGTCAGTACTCATGGTTCACCGTCCACGGTCAGTTTTGCGCTCTCGATCCCATCCACCGACACGTCGAAGTCCGCCTCGCCGTCGATCTCGTAGGTCAGCGCCGCCGCCTCGCCGCTGGAAACGGTCGGCGACCACTTGAGGAACCACTCGCCGTCCATCTCGACGACGCGGGCGTCGTCGCCCTCGGCTTTCACGTCCGCCGGCTCGAGGGTCACGATGTCGGTGATCTCCGGTTCGGCGTTCGTCGAGTCGTTGTTCTCGACGACCAACCGAACCGTCCCGTCTTCGACCTCGCGTTCGACCAGGACGTTGTTCATGATCCGGGCCAGCGAGTCGTCGATGTCCAGTGCCTTGCGGCCGGTCACCGACGACAGTTTACTCGCCATTTCGGGCAGGATCGTGCCGAGTTTGTCCTGTTTCTCCCGGCGCTGGCGCATCGACCGGCGCTTGTTCAGGAAGGACTTGAGTTCGCGGGCAGCTTCCCGAATGGCGAGTTCGATTTCGTCTTCGATCTCGGGAACGTTCGCGATCGCGTCCTTCGATTCGCTGGTAAATGGCACGTTCGTCGAGGCGACGTGGACCATTACTACTGCCGGGCCGTTGGGCAGGCCCGACCCGCCTGGCTGGTCGAGGCCGTAGTTGCGCCAGTTGATCGTCTTGACGACGTCTGTCGTCGCACACGCGCCGCGCTGGTAGACCAGCGGGACGCGATTGGCAAAGCGCATCACGTCGACTGGGCCACCTTCGTCCAGAGCGCCGCCGTAGGCGATTCCGGCCTCGACGATGAACGGATCGCCGCCGTGGACCGAGGCGTCTCGAGTCGCCGCCGCGTAGAAGTCGGCGTCGAACTCTTTGCGCAACCCCTCCTCGACCAGGCGCTCGGTGATCGGCGCGAGACAGTCTGTCGGCGGCGAGATGATGTCCGTTTCCCGCATCGCCTCGAGCAACTCCGAGGCGGCGTCCCGGTCGTCGGCGACCGTGGAAACGTTCGGCGGATCGTCGGGAACGGTCACCATCGCGTTCCAGATTTCCTCGAGGACGTTCTCGCGGGCCGTTTCGCCGATCGTCGCGTCGTCGTATTCCTCGGTATTCTCGGCGGCCCGCTGGACGTAGTCCGCGAGTTCGCTCCGAGTACAGCAATGTCGTTCGTCTTCGCTGTCCAGGAACTTCGCGGCGATCCGGTCAGCCAGCCCTGAGAGCGTCGCATCATCTTTCCGGGAGCTGGTCGCGTCGTCGACCAACCCGTAGAGATCCGAAGCGAGCGTCTCGCGGGGATCGCCGTCGTCGGTGTTGCCCGTGATCTCGGCCCAGGCTGCGGCCGTTGCCTTCTCTCGGACTGTCGCTCCGAAAGTCGTCCCGAAGCCTTCGGCCGCCTGCTCGCCAGCCTCGTCGACGATTTCCCGGAGTTCGTGATGGGCGATCCGGTCGCGTTCGGCGACGGCGTCGGCAACCTCGCGGGCGAAAGACTTCGTGGCGTCTTTGCCCTTGTTGGCGACCGCGGCCCGGACGGCCACTTCGACGTCACCTTCGTGGGCCTGTGGCGGTCGCCAGGCCATCCCGCGACCGAAGTGTCTATCACGAAAGTTGTTCAGGACCTTCTCGGCGGTCGTCGAGCCGACACGAGTGAGTTCCCCCTGGAGGAACCCCGAAATGGAGTACGAATCGGTTGCCTCGAGCATCTTCAGTAGCGTCCCGAGTTCGACGCCGTGGGGATGAGGTCTGATCTCCTCGGTTTCGGCCGGCAACTCCGCACCCTCGGCGCGCTCGAACTTTGCGGCCTCGTCCATCTTCGGATCGCTGAACTCGATGCGGGCGTGGGGATTGACGACCGCGGTGTGCTTGATGTAATCGTGGAGTTGCTGGCGAGCCCGGAGGTTTGCCTCCATCTCGATCTCGATGCGCGTCCCATGGGGGCGGTCCCACGTCGTCGTCTCGTCGACGCTAATCTCCGGCTCGTTGTCGTCGGTGTCGATGATCAACTCGAAATAGTGGGCCTCCTCGCTGCCCTTCGTCCGGGAGGTTATCTTTGCGGGCTTCCCGCTGGTCAATTGCGAGTACAGAACGGCCGCACTAATCCCGATCCCCTGTTGGCCGCGAGACTGCTGGCGCTTGTGGAACCGGCTGCCGTACAGCAGCTTCCCGAACACTTTCGGGAGTTGCTCTTTCGTGATGCCGGGGCCGTTGTCCTCGATGACGAGCCGATAATAGTCGCCGAGATCCTCGATCTCGACGTAGATGTCGGGGAAGATGTCGGCTTCCTCGCAGGCGTCGAGACTGTTGTCGACCCCCTCTTTGACGGCCGTGACCAGCCCTCGGGCACCCGAGTCGAACCCGAGCATGTGCTTGTTCTTCTCGAAGAACTCGGCGATGGAGATCTGGCGCTGGCTCTCGGCCAGCTCCTCGGCGATCCCCTCCTCACCGAGCGTCGACTGCCTTCCTGCCATCCTTAGAGTGAGCAACCGTCCCGCGGTTAAAGGCTTCCCGGTGGCGCCCAGACGGCGTTTCGCTACGGCACTGATAGAAAACCCGACCCGCTATCCGTCAGTCAACTCGAGCGTGACGCTCCGTGCCTGATACTCCTCTAAGAACGCACCCACCCCACCGACAGTCACGTCTCCGTCGTCAGTGTCGAGAACGAACGAGTGTTCGATGGGGAACTCGTTGTTGATCGGGTCGACGATGCCCTGCCGAGTGTCGACGACACGCCCCGTGATCGTCTCGGTCGATTCGTCACCGTCGTTAGGCAAGGCGTCGACGCGGGCGGTGACCTCGTCGCCGTTGCGCAGCCGTAACGTCGCTTCGAAGACGGCCTGTTCGAAGCTACTGTAAGTCCGGGGCAGCGGTGCCGGATCGACCACCTGAAGCTGGTCGGCCGACAGCCAGAAGTTCGCCATGAACGAGCCGTACAGCGTCGGAACGATCCGCTCTTGAACCAGTGAGATCGCCTGCTCGTCGCTGTTGGCGGTCGACATCATCTCCGAGGAGGAGATGATCCCCAGATCGCGATCGACGCTCAGTATCACCGGGATAGACTCGTTCCAGGACTGGACGACGCTGGCTATCGGGCGGTCGTACCCGGCGAATTCTTCGGCGTCGGGTTCGCCGTCAGTCACCAGCAACAACACGAGAACGCCCCGATCGACGGCGTCTTGCAAGGCCTCGGCCACGCGTTCGAGGTGTGAATAGGGGATCGACAGCGCAACTCGGTGGTCGGCTTCATCGATGAACTCGTTGATCCGCTTGAGAACAGTGACCCGGGACTTGATGACATCGAAGCGCTGCGGTCGACTCTCGGCCGCCGAGTAACGCCGCTGGAGCGCCGGCTCGATCTCCTCGAGGCGCTGGGAGAGGAGTTCGATGACTTCCTCTGGCGGCTTTGCCCTGATCTTCGTCGGAACCACGTGATCGTTGACTTCGACGAACCCCTGGTCTTCCAGTTCTTCACAGACGCTGTATACGTAGCGTTTGGAGACGCCCGTGGCATCGGCGATCGTACTTGCCTTCGCCTCGCCGCTCTCCAGGACAGCGAGGTATGTCCGGATCTCCGTATCCGAGAGGCCGAACCGCTTCAACTGGGGAGCCAGCGTCGAATCGTCGAAGTCACTCATCGGGCACTCCCCCGACAATCGCCTGTCGACGACAGCGACCCGACCCACCCTGAACCAGGAGGTTGATTACAGACAGACCCATACTACGGGCACTGCCAATATTCCCGTGCTCGCGAGGTAACATACGTATCGCTAGTCGCCCCTGACTGATAAATTGTTTGAATTATTTCTTCACAATGTGCGGTCACGCGCGCGCGTGACCTTTAAGTTACCCCGGGGATAACCCAGAGACAGTGTTTTATGAGCGACGATAACGAGTACGGCGCCGGCCAAATCCAGGTGCTGGAAGGCTTACAGGCCGTCAGAAAGCGGCCAGCGATGTACATTGGTTCTACTGATTCCAGAGGACTGCATCACCTCGTCTACGAGGTCGTCGACAACGCCATCGACGAGGCGCTCGCGGGCCACTGCGAGGCCATCGAGGTGGCGATCAACGACGACGGATCGGTCTCGGTGACCGACGACGGCCGGGGGATCCCAGTCGATACCCACGAGGAGTACGACGCCCCCGCGGTCGAGGTCATCATGACCGTCTTACACGCCGGCGGGAAGTTCGACAACAAGTCCTACCAGGTTTCCGGTGGACTGCACGGGGTCGGCGTTTCCGTCGTCAACGCACTCTCGGGGTCCCTGGAAGTCGAAGTCCGGCGGGACGGCGCCGTCTGGCGCCAGGCATTCGATCACGGCGAACCGGACGGAACGCTCGAACGAGTACGCGATCTCTCCCCGGAGGAGGGGACGGGGACGACTATCCGCTTTTGGCCCGACAAAGAGATCTTCGAGACCACTGATTTCCAGTTCTCGACGCTCGAAAACCGGCTGCGTGAACTGGCCTTTCTCAACTCTGGCGTCGAGATCACCTTAGCTGACGAACGTGACGGGAACGAAGAGACCTTCCAGTACGAGGGTGGGATCAAGGAGTTCGTCGAGTACCTCAACGAGACCAAAGACGCCCTCCACGAGGGGGTGGTCTACTTCACCGATGAGGCCGACGGCATCAAACTCGAGGTCGCCCTGCAGGCGACCGCCGAACTCCAGGGTTCAATCCACGCCTTCGCCAACAACATCAACACCCGAGAGGGGGGAACGCACCTCACGGGATTCAAGACAGCGCTGACGCGCGTCGTCAACGACTACGCCACGGACAACGATCTGCTGGGCGACCTCGACGAGACGCTCAAAGGTGATGACATCCGCGAGGGACTGACGGCCGTTATATCCGTGAAACACCCAGACCCGCAATTCGAGGGCCAGACTAAGACGAAACTGGGCAACAGCGAAGTACGGGGCGTCGTCGAGAGCACGATGCACGAGAACCTCGGGACGTACTTCGAGGAGAATCCGGACGTTGCCCAGGCGATCGTCAGGAAGGCCGTCGAGGCCGCCAAGGCTCGCAAAGCCGCCAAAAAAGCCGAAGAACTCACCCGCCGAAAGAGCGCCCTGGAGTCGACGGCACTGCCCGGGAAGCTCTCGGACTGTCAAACGCGGGATCCCGACGAGGCCGAGCTGTTCATCGCGGAAGGTGACAGCGCG harbors:
- a CDS encoding DNA topoisomerase IV subunit A, with the protein product MSTDTDETGAATEGDARERLLALAAQFYDQFDQGDVPHMDVPTRTKSNIEYDPEQKVWVYGDRKSTRSANSVRGAQKLLKVIYSIDFLANQLEEDRSSTLRELYYLSESWDLDEAQFNSQDESNQLIEDLEIVSDVRREEFHMRPEESGAKVMGPLRLREQTNRGDREIHCQHDVGQGGYQIPNDPDTIEFLDNDAEFVLCVETGGMRDRLVENGFDDEHDAIVVHLGGQPARATRRLTKRLHDELDLPVTVFTDGDPWSYRIYGSVAYGSIKSAHLSKYLATPEAQFIGVQPEDIVEYDLPTDPLADSDINALESELEDPRFQTDYWEEQIELQLDIEKKSEQQALASYGLDFVTDTYLPERLDEMGII
- a CDS encoding winged helix-turn-helix domain-containing protein — protein: MTGTLEQKLFTELDEGNVIQYVEQRLFGEKIDSLTPHIERKKALAEPTRYSIVYLLYEYGEISRKRLAAETGRDSNDLQHHLNDLLDTNLIAEIPAPEDADGRQTYYRITTLGKQEIASDIEHIVGGLAHENRFRALGDPELVDERSDSGDRRRALVAATEEGVEELDNRRRDLRSRWKDFQQVASQE
- the trkA gene encoding Trk system potassium transporter TrkA, with translation MRVIIAGAGQVGRRVAAKLDGAHDVVVIDTDADRIDSLGYELDVLTALGDSSTIETLEEAGIADADLLIASTDSDEINILTCETAKALSDVTTVARVRQLKYIETWDRADDVFGVDFMVGTNLLTIGAAVGGTGLEAANSFDVFAGGTVHVAEFEVDPGGSLVGLTVEEADTFEGLTFGALVRSGTTIVPTGSTQIEAGDGIIVMGKPESVHTLGTQLSQEKPATQNVLIVGGSDIGYHTARLLEERGLRPHLLERDPDRARELSERLSATTVRNTDPTTRDFLETERAADIDVVVAALDQDSEANLLAALRAKRMGVDRSVAIVDHGDYVDLFETAGVDVAVNPRRATAEEIIEFARDQDTQNVALLEDNHAEVIEIRIDTESALAGRPIAEAIADFPPGVVIGAITRHGSFLRPRGDTVVKPGDHVVVLADSDGIEDVMQRL
- a CDS encoding TrkH family potassium uptake protein, producing the protein MHLNVNWRQSCALVGTVLKYLAVTMLIPLFVAVIYGNDVDVFLASVVITAGLGVSLERSADVDDLGAEEALLFVTLAWVGVSVGGAVPYLLEGLGTASTVGLSLESPGALVASIVNALFESTSGFTTTGATVLGDISFERHSHALLMYRQLTQWLGGMGIIVLMVAILPELAVNGAQLIDAEAPGPELKKLTPQIAETARILWLVYAGFTALLICLLYALHLLGAAPEMNLYNAIAHGFTTLPTGGFSPQAKSIAFFSPAVQWLVIPFIVIAGTNFALFYFVLKGQFVEVFQNREFQGYIGAIVGVALVLWALLFNGAAPALELGGVTGGVVENSLRQALFQTVTLLNSTGFATSDFAQWNEAGQFLLLAVMFIGGSAGSTGGGVKVIRWLVIFKAARRQLSSTVYPDVVEPVRLGGQVIDEKVVRGIFAFTFLYLFIFAVSAVVIALDSGRVGLDLTTIEALSASIATIGNIGPGFGMLGPFGSYLEFPETSKLLMIVLMWLGRLEVVPVLVLFTRSFWEW
- a CDS encoding DUF7509 family protein, whose amino-acid sequence is MNSRNYGFTFESESVFSRIQQDVPQPDSSKLEDDFYVFVMGPYTAFDATYAYSDGDQLQSPFINDPLFEPESHITADERGSFKLALEDLCQAYRDRFGVHAFLATDVTIPTDAEASDDEEAMSVLDQSVAFAAVSDAVVFVFSDAGLTTGVGAEVGTILGEFHLRRGNQEPVRKPRERFRIFKTEGFSSASIDEIPSTFKIDTIEFETRADLVNKTQQFLSNIERNDPDRPLPVFTPYSSEDSN